The window TCTGCTGGTGTTGCAGAGGTGCAATGGAGAAATTCACGATTAGTTATGATATTACAGAATTACAAATCAGGAATTAGACCGCAGATGTTAAATATAGATTctgcatttttttgtttttgacaTAATACAGCATTGAGGAACATTTCATTTAGTAAGGAATCAGTAGTTTACTATGAAGTATAAAAGTGAATTATGATGATAAACTGATTTGTTATGGTGTGGTCATTGTGGTCCAAACCACTCCATGCAGTTACCCCAATACCCAGCCTCTTGTATCCATCAGAGGTTTCTTGGGGATTTATTTAAACTCTAAATCGTGCAAGCTTGCAAACTGCAATGTGTCTATTCGGGCCTAATAATTGATCTTGTATTAGTCATTGAGAGGCTTGGCTGAAATACCATCCAGGATTGCTGGGCCAGACACTTGCCAACTCCCTGCTCCACACTTGAAACTGTTATGTCTGCTGAATGGAAGCCAGAAGGCCAATTTATCTGtgaaaatgacttaaatgtttgGTTATATATTCATAAAAAAGTGCTGACAGCGAACGAAAGCTTTGTCCTGTCACTGCAGAGCCGTCCGTCCTCTAAAAAGCAGAAAACACAGGCACAGCTCTCCCCTCAGTGAACCCACACCGACCCTGTTTGCCTTGGCGGAACATGCCATCTTTTAGGAAGTATCACTTTGTCATCCAGTGTGTATTCAGTTTCAGACTGATGGTGAAATGATCTCCAATCTGAATCGTGTGTTGACATACGGCCGACAGACATAGTTGATTTTTTAAATAGTTTTTTGCACATGCTCAGAGAGACAAAAGTGAGCTTTGTTAGAATGCAACACTAATATCTATGTCAGTGACACCCAGGTTTATTTTGCAGGTCTGACCTTGCTGTGGATGGCTTACTGTGCTATAATTACAAAGCAGGGAGAATTGTGTGTTAATAAGATGCATTGCTGTAGAATGTCTCCTGGACCTCTCTGTTTCATTACGTCCGTTGGATATTCATACTTGACGTTGATTGGTTGGTTTTCCCTTCCATCAAGCGAAAGGGACATGGTGATCAATTACACTCCAAATACTGATACAAGAAAGAAAACTGTTCACCTGGCTGTTTGTTTTTCTTCTTATGTTTGCTTGCCAAGTAACAGTGGTACAAACATCTGTGTGTTATTTTATTAATGGAGGGTATTCAAAGGTTTCTCCAACGTGCCTGCAGAACATTCTGACACGAGCATGACAAATGGTATGAAATAAGTGCCCAGACGTTGTCATAATGTTGACAAGTGGTTTATTCAGCAGGAATGGTGAACAATCTGTCAGTATTTCAACATTTTCTACAGAAGGCAATCGAGCACCAGAAATAACAGCGCTGTAATTAAACAGTTTCTTAGATGATGGTGAGCTTTGGAATTCCATGGCAATCAATTCAAATGTTTTCCTATTCCAGAGCGCTTGATAGAGTCAAGTTCCTATATGTAATTCAAAATACAGTTTTCATTCCTGTTTGTGACATTGTATCTGCTAATTGTGAGATAAATGGTGACAAAGAATCAGTCAAAATAGTGTTTTGGGAGTCAGATAACTGGATTAAATATCTAGATTCTATCATGCTCATAGCTTTCCTCTGTTGCTGCCCCTCAAGAGGCCACCATTATTATCCTTTATGCCTGCGTATTGACAGTCCCACAAAGTCCCACATGATAAACTTCCATCTTCAGCTTTGTTTCAGGGagaactacactcttagaaaaaaaggtgctatctagaacctaaaagagtTCTCCGGCTGTCTTCATAGGTTAACCCAATGAAGAACCCTTTTGTTTccacaaaaaaaaaacttttcacagagagttctacctggaaccaaaaagggttctcctgtggggacagccGAAGCATAAGAGTGTAGAACTGAACTGGGGTCAGTCTGACCAGCGTATGCTTCAGGGGATGAAGGAAACCTACACTTGTATTACTCAAGCAGCATTAGCATAGCTGATCAGATGGATGGAGACATCGATCAAATGTGATAGCTTATGATTGACAGTTGTCAGTTTACCTAAACTGTCTTTCATTAAATACAAAGCTGACAATGCAAGTTAAATTAGATTGTGTCTTAATTTAGCTGAGATCTTTGGTATCAGTCTGGTGATATGGCACTGAAGGACAATCGTGCTGATAATAGATTTTAAAACCACATACATGCATCTCACGGAGGGTCAAATGCGATGCGGCCATAGAGGTCATCCTGGCTTTCAATTCACCTGGCAATATCGTCCGTAGCCATATGTGAATGGATAAGATGGAGGCCTAATCTTAACCACTACACAACAACTACATTGTATTGTATGTGTTGATGATTACAGCTGTGTGTTGCTGATGGATGTAAGGATATAAGTACCACATTAATACTTTAGGTCAGACCGTCATTTTAATACTTTTTTTTGATCATTTCTATCCCATTTCTATTGATGTCCGAATGCATCAACAGCCCAAAATTGTAAAAGGTTGTAATAAATTAAACATGTCTTACTTTGTGGGGAGCTGAGAACCAGATCTGATTCGCTGTGTCACTTAAGCTCTTTAACACATGGGCACATGGTTTTACAAAACAAATCGTTCAACCTCAATCATACATATTCGTAAGCGTCAATGCCTTGGCTTTCTGATCATCAATGTGGTGCGTTTACATACATTTAGTTCAGGACAAACAAAAGTGCACTATGACTTTTAACACCTTAATATTATTGAAGGATCACAGTTCACAGTGCTTTTTGTCAAGTTATTTGGCATAGGGATCTATATTGAGTAACAATAATTTAAAAACAGTAGAAAAAATAGCGTTTTGCCTTCTTGGGACCACAATATGATACTTTTTTTTTCATGCATTCACAGAGTTCACACAAAGACATTTGCTCGCTTATACTACTACCTTATTGAAATCGCATACAAATAAAAACACTATTAATAAAATGGTGGCCACAAGGCTGTGCAAAAGGGACGACCTCCAACGATAAGCTttgccatctctctttctcttcctgtttTAGCCCACCGTTGCAAGTAACAAACTACAAAATAGCACCATTATACAGTGGATAGGATTTTCTTAATACGGTTTTGCTATATGATACCATCATGTACAATAATAGTAGAAGAATGCGTAGGATAACATAAATGGGAGTATTGGTTGATTATACAcacagaggaggaagagatgtgTTGGGTTGTCAGGTTGCTGAAATGGTACAGTAAGACTGTCAGGCATCCAGATTGTGCAAACAGCCATTACTCTCTGTAATCCTGACGCAAACACAGGAATTCTCAGAACGTGGTCTGATGGAACCAGTGTGTGAACCTTGCTCACAGTAGCAGAGCTCTGAGTGGCTTAGCCACAAAAcggactgcgtgtgtgtgtgtgcacagcatTTTTCAACTGCAGTCCTGTTTGtaggtgtgtgttgctgtgtttctAACAGTATTTGAGTTGCATATCATTCACTTGAGTGAACTGTATGTGTTGCAGTTCATTTTATCgcttttttaaatgaaaaatcCATGCAGTCCATGTTCATACAGAAGAAGCAAAGGTCCCTCCCTAAGCTGACAAAATAAAAGAATGCAGTGAAATCAATCATTAATCGTCTTCCTGTAGCTGGCTATTTTTAGCgcccctctgtcctgtcctctgcaTTAGAATCCATTTTTAATCAGACCAGATATTAGACCCAGAGAATCTACGGTGAGTCTTTACAAATTAAATATACATTGAATCTCCTCAAAACTTTCTGTTTACAGTACAGAATGTAATATTACTGTCAGTTTCACTAGAATGGCTTAGCAGTACAAGATGATTGTGTCATcagaataggtctctggtcatgTCGTTGCCTCAAAGCCAGGTTCTTATGGTATGGTTGCATGTAATACGCTTACTGTCTGTTGAAGTAGACAATAGTAAATAAATAGCCTTAATGAAACACGTGACAACTGTGAAATCATCTTTTGGCCAGAACTGACTGACGCTGAAATAACATTCTCTTGTGGTTCTAATATATTATCAAAGCAGTGGTTGTTAGATGAGAATGGGGAGATTACTTATCCAATAGCCCGACTACTTTGCATGGCCCAACCTCTCAGTGTAAAGCTTGAACTCTTTCAGAGTTCAGGTAAAGAGGATGGACCATTGGCTCccatagacagacagataaaacTGCTGGCTGCCCTCCTATTGGCTGTATGTAGCACAGAGCCTATCAGAGGCCACCAGGGACACTATAGCTCAGCTCACACATGGAGGTAAAAGAAGAAGAAGCTCTTTGATGTGTAAGCAGCTAAACTAGTCTGTTACATTGGTTTGACATGGAATATAATTCCTTCCAATATGAAATGGTGCAgtgtataaaataataaaaatacctCTCATTTAACCCCAGCACTTCACCTCTCAGCTAGAGACATTACACACAAAGCTTATTACCATTAGCATTGTACCATTATCCAccttttgttgttttacagtgaACCATTCCACAGGGGCACCAGGTATGGGCCCACCCTTCTCTCATCCGTGTCCGCCTGTCCGTTAGATTCTGTCTTCTACATTCGGTAGTTTCTTCCCCCTGTGTTTCCTCGACTTGAGTTCTTCTGATGTACCTCCTGAAAAGGGTGGAGGGGGAACAGATTTTTAGGAGGAGAAACATTAGATAAGTGGATTAGGAGAGTGGGAGAAAAACAGCTTTGGGTCAAAACCCAGTGCCTGTGCCTAGAACAACACAGCTGTACAATTAATGGGTGATGATTTCATAACCTTTTGCTATAGTGAAAGAGCCACAAACAGTACAGTATCGAGTATCCTCCCTACCAGAGCTGATAGGTCATATTCAAACCACAAGCCACCAGAGCGGCACTGACATTCAACACACTGTCCCTCTGCACATGAATAAATCAATGTGATTATATGCATGCCGTTACCCTCTGTAACTAGCATGCCACAAATCTGTTGCAATCTGAGGACCAGGGTTTCAGCACAAAATGTACAGTATGAAAGTAGAatctgtctgggagagagagtgccCATGGGTCTACCACAAAAACCACTTAGTCCTCCGCCCCTTCTCTAATGGCTTTCTTTTTTAAGAGAAGAGTTGTAAAATGCACCAAGTCCAAGCTTAAAAGGACGACATGGACACACAGGTGGAATTGGGAAACTAAGGGAGAGGAAAGAAACGTTTCTTCTGGTTGGGTTGACTACTTCGTTTGGACTGGGATTGTTACTAATTAAATACTGTGTTCTTGTATTTCCTTCCCTCTCACCAAAGAAGTCAATATATGCTGACTGTATTCTGTTGTAACCTGGCCAAGGAGTCATTTACTGTGTATCTACTAAACGACGGTATAAACAGCTACTTATAACAAAGACAAGTATGCATCACATATGATGGTAGTCATGGTACCAATCATAGCATGCTAtattctacactgaacaaaaatataaacacaacatgtatgtgttggtcatgagctgaaataaaagatcccagacattttccatatgcacaaaaagcttatttctctcaaatttggcccacaaatttgtttacacccATGTCAGTgatcatttctcctttgccaagataatccatcaactgacaggcgtggcatatcaataagctgattaaacagcatgctcattacacaggtacaccttgtgctggggacaataaaaggcaactctaaaatgtgcagttttgtcacacaacacaatgctacagatgttgcaagttttgagggagcatgcaattggcatgctgactgcaggaatgttcaccataGCTGTTGACAGAGAgatgaatgttcatttctcaaaTGATTCCTctttagaaaatttggcagtatgtccaaccggcctcacaaccgcagaccacgtgtaaccatgcaaGCCCAGGACATCCATATCTGGCTCCTTCACCTGcggccacccggacagctgatgaaactgtgggtttgcacaaccaaagaatttctgcacaactATCAGAAACTgtttcagggaagctcatctgcttgctcttcgtcctcaccagggtcttgacctgactgcagtttggcatcgtaACCGACCTCAGTGGTAAAATTGTCACCAGTGACGGCCATTGGCTGGAAAAGTGtgttcttcacggatgaatcccggtttcaactgtaacTGGGCAGAAGTGTGGGTGAGCTGTTTGCGCCGATGTCAACGTTGTTATGTGCCATTCATCTACCGCCatgacctcatgtttcagcatgataatctATGGCCCCATgatgcaaggatctgtacacaattcctggaagctggaatgtcccagtttttccatggcctgcatactcataagacatgtcacccattgagcagtttgggatgctctggattgacgtgtaccacagcatgttccagttcccgacaatatccagcaacttcgcacagccattgaagaggagtgggacaacattccacaggccacaatcacaagcatcaaatcaaatcaaatcaaattttatttgtcacatacacatggttagcagatgttaatgcgagtgtagcgaaatgcttgtgcttctagttccgacaatgcagtgataaccaacaagtaatctaactaacaattccaaaactactgtcttatacacagtgtaaggggataaggaatatatatgtacataaggatatatgaatgagtgatggtacagagcagcatacagtagatggtatcgagtacagtatatacatatgagatgagtgtgtagacaaagtaaacaaagtggcatagttaaagtggctagtaatacatgtattacataaggatgcagtcgatgatgtagagtacagtatatacatatgcatatgagatgaataatgtagggtaagtaacattatataaggtagcattgtttaaagtggctagtgatatatttacataatttcccatcaattcccattattaaagtggctggagttgggtcatgaacaactctatgcgaaggagatgtgttgcgctgcatgaggcaaatctcggtcacaccagatactgactggttttctgatccacacccctatctTTTCTTTAggatatctgtattcccagtcatatgatatccatagattagggcctaatttatttatttcaattgacttattttcttatatgaattgtaactctTGAGTTTagtcttagaaattgttgcatgttgcatttatatttttgttctgtgtagtTAAAGTAGGAAAGTACCACTGCAGTAGTGAAGGACAAACAGCCTACCTTGCAAGATGTGTGACTATGCCCAGATAAAGGTTTCTGTCAGGAAAAATAATAAAACCGTTGAGATATGAGACATGTGCTTTCCACTGTGGTAATTTATTGTCCACAATGGAATAGTTAGCCACTCTCTAGGGGGTAAAAGTCAGTTACTGGTGTTTTCTGTCCTCATCAGCAAGCCATAGCCTTAACATCTTAACTTGGAGTGCATGCTCTGGAAAAAGCCTGACACATAGTGTCTTCGAAAAGCATTcaaacaccttgactttttccacattttgttacgttacaatcttattctaaaatggattaaataaataaaatatctccacaatctacacacaataccccataatgccaaagcaaaaacatgcttttagaaatgtttgcaaatgtatccaaaattaaaaacagaagtacgttatttacataaatattcagaccctttgctatgagactcaaaattgagctcaggtgcagcctgtttccattgatcatccttgagatgtttgtataactagattggagtccacctgtggtaaattcaattgattggacatgatttggaaaggcacacatctgtttatataaggtcacacagttgacaatgcatttcagaacaaaaaccaagccatgaggtcaaaggaattgtccgtagagctccgagacagggttgtgttgaggcacagatctggggaagggtaccaaaaaatgtctgtagcattgaaggtccccaagaaccttCAATACTCCCGAGTGGcatagcggtctaaggcactgcatctcagtgctagaggcgtcactacataccctggtttggtcccgggctgtatcacaaccgaccgtgATCAAGAGTCccatggcccagcatcgtccgcacaattggcccagcatcgtccgggttaggggagggtttggctagggtaggccatcattgtaaaataagtatttgtttttaactgacttgcctagtaaaacaaAGGTTAAATAAGACCATTTAaaaataacacagtggcctccatcattcttaaatggaagaaatttgaaACCAGGAAGACTCTTATTAGAGCTGGTTGCCCGGCCAAATAGTAATAGGGGAGAAGGGCCGTACGCTGAAGTATCATACTTcatacggtgaagtatggtgatggcagcatcatgctgtggggatgtttttcagcgacatggactgggagactagtcaggatcgaggcaaagatgaacggaacaaagtacagagagatccttgatgaaaacctgctccagagagctcaggacttcagactggggcgaaggttcatcttccaacaggacaacgaccctaagcacacagccaacacaaagcaggagtggctttgggacaagtctctgaatgtctttgagtggcacagccagagcccagacttgaacccgatcaaacatctctgaagagacctgaaaataactgtgcagcaatgctccccatccaaccagagTTTGAGAGGACCtgctgagaggaatgggagaaactccccaaatacaggtgtgccaagcttgtagcatcatacccaagaagacacgaggctgtaattgctgccaaatgtgcttcaacaaagtactgagtaaagggtctgaatacttatgtaaatgggatattttagttttatatttcattatggggtattgtgtgtagattaatgagagaAAACAATCAAATTAATTTTATAATAagtctgtaacaaaacaaaatgtagaagaagtcaagtggtctgaatgcactgtatgatcTAAAAATCAAATATACTGGAAGACCCACTACAATGTTCTATATCTATGTCCATTCTGTTTCGATGATGTCAACTGTGCATCCTCTTACAATGTATATCTGTTTGGTGCTGTGCTCACCTTCTTGGTTTTTGTCTTGTCTGGGTGCTGTGCTGTCCTACGCTCTGTGCCTCTGTCCACGTTTTGCACTGCAGTACTAACCTTAGGTGTTCTTGGCATGTCTGTGTGGCGCTGTGCGCGCACAGAGCGAGCTGCCTTGCCAGACTTGACAGGGGCACAGTACATTTCGAGCCGCCTCAGCTCGCAACTCTGGAAGCAGCACTCGTCCACAATACCACGGTTATGTGACCGCCGTGAACTGGGGCCATAGCCCGTTGGTTTACCTGAGGGACGGAAAGGAAGAATATTTTGTGTTACTACATGTGAAGACGTAAATAGCATGTAGAGAGCATGCAGAGAGCATGTAAAGAGCATGTAGAGAGCATGCAGAGAGCATGTAAAGAGCAAGGATAGCTGTCGTTCCAGTTTGTTCTGTAAGTAAATAAAAAAGAGAACTGAAGACAGCTTGTTGCTTAGGATTATAATTTTTGGACCTCcgtgtatgtttgtcttcatgtTATAGGTCGAAGTTAAACGTTGAGGTAAAAGTAGAGGTCATAGGCATGTTAAGTGTTGTGTCACGGGTATGTTAAGTCAACCACAGGTGCTTTAAAAGAGCCAATggaatcatatacaacataaccCATTACAGTCTTGGATATGGACCAACTTCTTTAGTGCAGATGTCCTGGAAGGTTTTATATCTGTGAGCTGAATGACTCCAAAAAGCTGTAATCATTTGTGGCTGTGCGCCAGGACCTGGGCCCTGCAATAGCTGAGTGCTAACGGCCAGGTTGTGGACTTGATTATTCTGATATATGGACAGTGTTAATGACATTGATTTCTTCACTGCAAAATTTACAGGGTATCCCATTGCACTGTGCGGACCCTTTTTGGCAGCCGTGAGGCAGTTTAAAAAAAAGGTCACGGTCACCGTAACATTGAGAATATCCCGTTCGGACATTTTAGACCCATTAGGCCAAACCTCAACCCCTCGGGCCCAATCAGCCTGTAGAGAATGTAGGCCCAGGCCTAAGTCACACCCTCTGGCGTACGGGTTGGTCGTTTCATTCACATTTTCACCTGGCAACCCAGCAGCCCTTTATTGCTGACAATCTCAGAGCCAGTTGGACTCTGGATACTGCGGATGCTGTTACAATGCAGCCATGCTGTTGTTTACTAACAATATACATGGCTTTCCTAAACCATAACTAGACCCATAGTTTCCATACATGCAAAAGACAGACAGTTGTTGACACAATTGTGTGGGGGGGTCATAGTAATGGCAGGAAGAGCATAAAggaaatggtatcaaacacatcacacacatggtttccatgtgttcgATATCAGTCCATTCACTGCAttctagccattattatgagACGTGCTCCCCTCGGAATCTGAGCACTTCTCTGAGAACCCAATTCACCTTGTACAGTGATGTGagtggaagggaggaggaagctAGGAGTTGCTTTGACACCTGAATTCCAACATCTTTCGactccctctctccaaacccacTTTCTTTCAGTGGCCGTTAAAAAAATATCCCACTCTCCATTTACAATTCCCTGCTCACCTCGGGCAATATAGCCTTGATAGGCTTTTCCCTGTTACcaaatgaaataataataatgtaatatggCATTTACAAGGAGGAAATGCCTTTCCCTTTCAGAGTTAATAGCTCTTGGCCTGGGAGCCTGCCAGTGCTGACAAAGTGCATTAACTTCTGCTCTATGCCTTCCTTATCTTGACAATGTTGTTTTGGACAGAGAGGAGCTCCAATTCAGAAACAGATGCATCTCTCCACAGTTCTCAGTCAGGACCCTGGGTACAGTGTGAAGAAAGATTATGGAGGGAGTTGTACTGTGTGAGAGAAAACACTGATCTCAAGTCAGATGATGAGATACAGTGTGTGTTCGTGGATAGTTGAAAACGTGAGGGTTCTATACTGGCTTAAAGGTTGAAGGTGTGAGGGTTCTATACTGACTAAAATGTTGAAAATGAGAGGGTTCTATACTGGCTAAAATGTTGAAGGTGAGAGGGTTTTATACGGGCTAAAATGTTGAATGTGAGATGGTTCTATACTGGCTAAAAGGTTGAAGGTGTGAGGGTTCTATACTGGCTAAAAGGTTGATGGGAGGGTTCTATACTAGCTAAAAGGTTGAAGGTGAGGTGGTTCTATACTGGCTAAAAGGTTGAAGTTAGGGGGGTTCTATACTTGCTAAAAGGTTGAAGGTGAGATGGTTGTATACTGGCTAAAAGGTTGAAGTTGCTGCACTGGACAGCAAGAACAGTTGATTCAGCAGGCAAGGTGCTCTAAGTCTTAGAGTACAAAGAGCTAGTTCTCACCCAAGGTCTATAGTTATAGACCACAGACATCCCCTGTATGATGAGCTTGAAATATGTCCAGGTCAACAAGGTCAATCATTGTTTTGAGGATTTGACCACCAAAATGTAGGCTATAAGTAATCAGGCCATATTATAGCCTCTTCACAATGAGAACTGCATGTGGAATACAGCAGTTTTCACCTTGAGAATGAAAGGTAGCAGGTCTCATTGTTTGAAGACTATTTTATGACTTTCATAACTTCATCTTTCTTTGTGTCCTCAGCTGGGCCCAGTTCAAGATGTACTCTCGAACTTTcgtataatttcagccagtagttttgataGGGGCGCTCACGAGCCAAAACGGGTCCctgttttttgtgcactacgtcattccattgtgtagggcggcaggtagcctagcggttagagtatTTTtatcagtaaccgaaaggtcgctgttttgaatacctgagccgacaatgtaaaaaatctgtcgatgtgcccttgagcagggcacttaaccctaatttgcttcAGGGGCGCCATGCTACTATGGCCGACC of the Oncorhynchus gorbuscha isolate QuinsamMale2020 ecotype Even-year linkage group LG25, OgorEven_v1.0, whole genome shotgun sequence genome contains:
- the igf1 gene encoding insulin-like growth factor I isoform X2; amino-acid sequence: MSSGHFFQWHLCDVFKSAMCCVSCTHTLSLLLCVLTLTSAATGAGPETLCGAELVDTLQFVCGERGFYFSKPTGYGPSSRRSHNRGIVDECCFQSCELRRLEMYCAPVKSGKAARSVRAQRHTDMPRTPKEVHQKNSSRGNTGGRNYRM
- the igf1 gene encoding insulin-like growth factor I isoform X1, with product MSSGHFFQWHLCDVFKSAMCCVSCTHTLSLLLCVLTLTSAATGAGPETLCGAELVDTLQFVCGERGFYFSKPTGYGPSSRRSHNRGIVDECCFQSCELRRLEMYCAPVKSGKAARSVRAQRHTDMPRTPKVSTAVQNVDRGTERRTAQHPDKTKTKKKPLSGHSHTSCKEVHQKNSSRGNTGGRNYRM